One genomic region from Bacillus aquiflavi encodes:
- the fabF gene encoding beta-ketoacyl-ACP synthase II: MNKRRVVVTGVGALTPLGNDAETSWKNIISGISGIGPLTRINADDFPAKVAAELKDFNPEMFIERKDARKMDRFTQYAVTAALMAVQDANLTINETNAHRIGVWIGSGIGGMETFEKQFETFQKRGYRRVSPFFVTMMIPDMATGQVSIFLGAKGVNSCTVTACATGTNSIGDAFKVIQRGDADVMITGGSEAPITKMAVAGFCANTALSTNPDPKTASRPFDKNRNGFVMGEGAGILVLEELEHALSRGANIYAEIVGYGSTGDAYHITAPAPNGEGGMRAMKLAIEDGGLKPEEIDYINAHGTSTEYNDKYETAAIKEVFGEHAYKLAVSSTKSMTGHLLGAGGGVEAIFTIFAIRDSILPPTINYETPDPECDLDYVPNKARKKEINAAISNSLGFGGHNATITLKKYIK; encoded by the coding sequence GTGAACAAGCGAAGGGTAGTCGTGACGGGAGTTGGGGCATTAACTCCCCTTGGAAATGATGCTGAAACATCTTGGAAAAATATTATTTCAGGGATTTCAGGAATCGGTCCGCTTACAAGAATTAATGCAGACGATTTTCCAGCAAAAGTTGCTGCTGAATTAAAGGATTTTAACCCTGAGATGTTTATTGAACGAAAAGATGCTAGAAAAATGGATCGATTTACGCAATATGCTGTAACTGCTGCACTTATGGCAGTACAAGATGCAAACTTAACGATTAATGAAACGAATGCACATCGTATCGGTGTATGGATTGGCTCAGGAATTGGAGGCATGGAAACATTTGAAAAACAATTTGAAACATTTCAAAAGCGTGGTTACCGAAGAGTCAGCCCATTTTTTGTCACGATGATGATTCCAGATATGGCAACTGGGCAAGTGTCAATTTTCCTTGGTGCAAAAGGAGTTAACTCATGTACAGTCACTGCGTGTGCAACAGGGACAAATTCAATTGGTGATGCTTTTAAAGTGATCCAACGCGGTGATGCGGATGTCATGATAACAGGGGGAAGCGAAGCTCCGATTACAAAAATGGCGGTAGCGGGTTTTTGTGCTAATACTGCGTTATCAACAAATCCCGATCCTAAAACAGCGAGCCGTCCTTTTGATAAAAATAGAAATGGGTTTGTCATGGGTGAAGGAGCCGGAATTCTTGTGTTAGAAGAGCTTGAACATGCTCTGTCAAGAGGAGCGAACATATATGCTGAAATCGTTGGTTATGGTTCGACTGGTGATGCATATCATATTACAGCACCAGCTCCAAATGGAGAAGGCGGTATGAGGGCAATGAAGCTTGCGATTGAAGATGGCGGTTTGAAACCAGAAGAGATTGATTATATTAATGCTCACGGAACAAGTACTGAGTACAATGATAAATATGAAACAGCAGCGATTAAAGAAGTGTTTGGTGAGCACGCTTACAAACTTGCTGTAAGTTCAACAAAATCAATGACTGGTCATTTACTCGGTGCAGGCGGGGGAGTAGAAGCGATATTTACAATTTTTGCGATTAGGGATAGCATCTTACCTCCAACAATTAATTATGAGACACCTGATCCAGAATGTGATCTTGATTACGTACCAAACAAAGCACGTAAGAAAGAAATAAATGCAGCAATTAGCAATTCACTAGGTTTTGGTGGGCATAATGCAACAATTACTTTAAAAAAATATATAAAATAA
- a CDS encoding DUF2268 domain-containing protein translates to MGVVRTDRWLIEEGLSPEKMCNKLMKHFPHSNGIKIYHHLVKHGMYKKQKITKSWLIKWMKSIQWKEINNVFQTLRTRWKGNDIPIYIFPVDETNQNIKTSLRGKSGLAFKEKLFIFLPLAPKKREIQALIIHEYNHSCRLLHLKQTEKDTTLLDTIVMEGLAESAVNVMLGEEYVSEWTRYYDQNEAIFFYKRFIKPYLHVKHFERKANQLLYGKGFLPKMLGYNVGYHIVQDFLKRNKDITIDDLIKIDSHKIIAGAISFH, encoded by the coding sequence ATGGGAGTCGTGAGAACAGATCGCTGGCTTATCGAAGAAGGACTTTCACCAGAAAAAATGTGTAATAAATTAATGAAGCACTTTCCACATAGTAATGGCATCAAAATTTATCACCATCTTGTAAAACATGGAATGTACAAAAAACAAAAGATAACGAAAAGCTGGCTAATTAAATGGATGAAGTCTATTCAATGGAAAGAAATTAATAACGTGTTTCAAACATTACGAACGAGATGGAAAGGCAATGATATTCCAATTTATATTTTTCCAGTAGATGAAACAAATCAAAACATTAAAACAAGTTTAAGAGGGAAATCTGGGTTAGCATTTAAAGAAAAGCTATTTATATTTCTTCCGCTTGCCCCCAAAAAGCGAGAAATTCAGGCATTGATTATACACGAATACAATCATTCATGCCGTTTGCTCCATTTAAAACAAACGGAAAAAGACACTACTTTACTCGATACAATTGTAATGGAAGGATTAGCTGAAAGTGCAGTAAACGTAATGCTTGGAGAAGAATATGTTTCGGAATGGACCCGTTATTATGATCAAAATGAAGCAATATTTTTTTACAAACGTTTTATAAAACCATATCTTCATGTTAAACATTTTGAACGGAAGGCGAATCAATTATTGTACGGTAAAGGTTTTTTGCCGAAAATGCTCGGTTATAATGTTGGTTACCATATCGTTCAAGATTTTCTTAAAAGAAATAAAGATATAACAATTGATGACTTAATTAAAATTGATAGTCATAAAATAATAGCAGGAGCTATATCTTTTCATTAA
- a CDS encoding ABC transporter ATP-binding protein: MTALLEVKNLKTYFKKKKLDIPAVDGVDLTINKGETVALVGESGSGKSITSLSIMRLIPSPPGKIVAGEINFAGQDLVKLSEDEMCKIRGNDISMIFQEPMTSLNPVLTIGEQITEVLIYQQKMTKSAASKRAIEMLEMVGFSRAAEIMNEYPHRLSGGMRQRVMIAMAMSCNPKLLIADEPTTALDVTIQAQILDLMKEVSKKYNTSILIITHDLVVVSEVAERVVVMYCGQVVEEAKVDDLFEDPKHPYTIGLMGSIPSIEGDSERLQSIDGNVPPPEHFPKGCRFAPRCPHAFERCSMEMPQLKTVNGNRTVRCFLHENEEAN, encoded by the coding sequence ATGACAGCATTGCTAGAAGTAAAGAATTTAAAAACATATTTTAAGAAAAAAAAATTAGATATTCCTGCAGTTGATGGGGTTGATTTAACAATTAACAAAGGCGAAACAGTTGCATTAGTCGGCGAGTCCGGTTCTGGGAAAAGTATTACATCTCTATCAATTATGCGATTGATTCCTAGTCCCCCTGGCAAAATTGTTGCTGGTGAAATTAATTTTGCTGGTCAAGATCTTGTTAAGCTATCTGAAGATGAGATGTGTAAAATTCGTGGAAATGATATATCGATGATTTTCCAAGAACCAATGACTTCATTAAACCCTGTTTTGACAATTGGTGAACAAATTACGGAAGTATTAATATATCAACAAAAAATGACGAAAAGTGCTGCATCGAAAAGAGCGATCGAAATGTTAGAAATGGTTGGATTCTCGCGGGCAGCGGAAATTATGAATGAGTATCCGCACCGTCTTTCTGGAGGGATGAGACAGAGAGTGATGATTGCTATGGCAATGAGTTGTAATCCGAAACTCCTAATCGCGGATGAGCCAACTACAGCCCTTGATGTAACAATTCAAGCACAAATTCTAGACTTAATGAAAGAAGTGAGTAAAAAGTATAATACATCGATACTGATTATTACTCACGATCTAGTAGTAGTGTCCGAAGTTGCGGAACGGGTAGTTGTGATGTATTGCGGTCAAGTTGTCGAAGAAGCGAAAGTAGATGATTTATTTGAAGATCCGAAGCATCCATACACGATTGGATTAATGGGATCAATCCCATCAATTGAGGGAGATTCAGAAAGATTGCAATCAATTGACGGAAATGTACCGCCGCCTGAACATTTTCCTAAAGGGTGTCGTTTTGCTCCACGCTGTCCTCATGCATTTGAACGATGTTCTATGGAAATGCCGCAGCTAAAGACTGTAAACGGAAACAGGACAGTTCGCTGCTTTTTACATGAAAATGAGGAGGCAAATTGA
- a CDS encoding ABC transporter ATP-binding protein: MKATTVRTSEQLKQKNDDYILEVKNLQKYFPIKAGLLQRTVGHIKAVDGLSFKVKKGETLGLVGESGCGKSTTGRTLIRLYEPTNGEIIFKGKNIEKMSESELRRSVRKDIQMVFQDPYASLNPRKTLKSILSEPMITHNLYDRKEREEKLHELLERVGFNPLFINRYPHEFSGGQRQRIGIARALTLSPDLIIADEPVSALDVSIQAQIINLMKDLQDEFGLTYIFISHDLSVVRHISDRVGVMYLGKMMELASKKDLYDEPLHPYTQALMSAVPVPKRKGAEKRERIMLKGELPSPANPPKGCVFHTRCPAATEQCRERSPEFKEIKKEHYVACHLY; this comes from the coding sequence ATGAAGGCAACAACAGTGAGAACTTCAGAACAATTAAAACAAAAAAATGACGATTACATATTAGAGGTAAAAAATTTACAAAAATATTTTCCGATAAAAGCAGGTTTATTACAACGAACGGTTGGACATATTAAAGCAGTTGATGGACTAAGCTTTAAAGTAAAGAAAGGTGAAACGCTCGGATTAGTTGGAGAATCAGGGTGCGGAAAGTCAACGACAGGGCGCACGCTGATCCGCCTTTATGAACCAACGAACGGTGAAATCATATTTAAAGGAAAAAACATTGAAAAAATGTCTGAAAGCGAGCTGCGCCGCTCAGTCCGAAAAGATATTCAAATGGTTTTTCAAGATCCGTATGCATCACTTAATCCGCGCAAAACATTAAAATCAATTTTAAGCGAGCCAATGATCACACATAACCTTTACGATCGAAAAGAACGGGAAGAGAAGCTCCATGAGCTTCTCGAAAGGGTCGGTTTTAACCCATTGTTTATAAACCGTTATCCTCATGAGTTTTCAGGTGGGCAGCGCCAGCGGATTGGAATTGCGCGGGCATTAACGTTAAGTCCCGACTTAATTATTGCTGATGAGCCAGTCTCAGCACTTGACGTATCGATCCAAGCTCAAATTATTAACTTAATGAAAGATTTGCAAGATGAATTTGGCTTAACATATATTTTTATTTCCCACGATTTAAGCGTTGTGAGACATATTAGCGATCGGGTAGGCGTCATGTATTTAGGAAAAATGATGGAGCTTGCTAGTAAAAAAGATTTGTATGATGAGCCGCTTCATCCATATACACAAGCGCTTATGTCTGCTGTTCCTGTTCCGAAGCGGAAAGGGGCAGAGAAACGCGAAAGAATTATGTTAAAGGGAGAATTGCCAAGCCCTGCTAATCCGCCAAAGGGCTGTGTTTTCCATACCCGCTGCCCAGCAGCAACAGAACAATGCCGAGAGCGGAGTCCAGAGTTTAAAGAAATTAAAAAAGAACACTACGTTGCTTGTCATTTATATTAA